Part of the Drosophila santomea strain STO CAGO 1482 chromosome 2L, Prin_Dsan_1.1, whole genome shotgun sequence genome is shown below.
ATACAATTACGTTAATATACATTAGTCAAAAAAGTACTGCGGTGcagatatttttttatttggtgagAACGACGGCTTTGTATGaaagtaatttaaatatttagaataGCGACAAATACACTTTAATTCCTCCAGCATATTTATCATTTAGTATCCAACGAGTTTCTAGCATGTAATCACCTTCCGGGTAGGAGAGAATATTTGTAATGTGGTGATTAACCATATCGGTGGATACTTTTTCCACAATAATATCGTGCTAATGAGGCGCAAAGTTTTGAAATTCATTAACATGGGTACATGTAATCAGAAACCATTTATGTATACTTACATTATATGGACAGGAGTGGTTTAAGTTGGAAACTTCCTTAATCATGTCAAAAAAATACTTTGCTACAGGATGTGCCTTTTGATGTTTGAAAAAATGGCAAGCATTTATGGTTTGATTGTATAGGAACGGCTTGTAACCATTAAACCTTTTGTACAGTCCAAAGTTGACCTATAAATGTTACAATATTGTTTACTAGTCGGttaattttttacaaataattttttaccCCTGCTTTAGTAATTGGCAGTTTGTACAGGCTAACTCTGGccgaaatatatttatacgtTCGATTTATCGATTTCAGAGTGCATTCGGTAAATTCGGCGAAATCTTTGTCCACAGACATACACTTCAAGTTGGTAAACTCCACTCGGGGCGTTGCctattatatgtttttttaacaaaattattatgttatattatatattattttaactGACCTTTTTTACTATTAACATTAGAACCAGAAAACAAAATACTAAAGTTGGCTTTGTGTACATCGTGCTGTATCGGTGGACTCTGATTAACTGAAATCGTGAGCAAAACGTatggaatttaaaattgattgaTCAAAAGTATTTCGTTTTAATGGAATAATAATTAGTACTGTCTAGAGCAGGAACGATAATGCTAAATTAGGGCTATAACCGTGCGTAATTTAGCCTACTACCACAAAACAGTTCTGATATATTATGGCTACAGCTTCTAGATCTCAGTTTGTTTATAgcttcaaataaataaataataaataaaatttatgtgAATAAGCACAGTCCCTTTGGCTTCCAGTTTAGATATGTTTGTCTAGAAATTTATCAAGATTTTGATGGCGaaggacagacagacagagcGGAAAAAGCTTCTTTGTCATGCGGCATGCTTGTAAATGTAATGGCATCTGcgagatacaaagatacattCACAGCGCGCGCATTACGtgcataaatattacagaTACGTCTCTGCACCACTATACAAATGTCATATGTCATTGGAAATGCTGAAATGCAGAAATGCATGAGCCTGATGTAATGGCAAATGTCAGCCAAGGATAGTGGAGCATTATACGATTGCCTATCGGATCGATATGCAAATGTTATGGTTAACCACAGGAAGTTGAATAATATCAGTAAGCCACGTATTGCCTTTCTTTTAGTATTACAGCAAAAAGATCCCAGAAGTGAAGCGATATAGTGCCCCAAAAGTTCTCAAATGCATGTTGCAGCGACTTTTTAAAGCGGAAACTTAAAGTTAGCTTAACACTAATTAACTGCTCCCCAAGCATGACCAGAGTGACCCCTCCTTAACCGTGTTCAGAGTACAGAACCAAATAAAATCAGTGCCCTGTCCCAGTGAGTAGGTAACCCAGTTGCATGGCGCACCATCAACTGCAATCCCCGTGAAACGGAGGAAGTGGCTAGCGACTGCAGTCGCAGCTCACTGAAGCATCAAACGACCAGAAGGTGACTTAAAGCTGCTACCCGGAGCCTAGAATCCACAACTTCCGattccactccactccactccactctaTTCCAGTCCATTCCGATCTATCCCGCAATTGCATTCTGTGTGCGTGCCGAGaacgagtacgagtacgagtacgagtatctgGCAGATACGTAGTACGTATAGGTTCTACCAGTGCTTCATGGTCATAAATGAGCAACCAAGCACGACAGCTACGCGGCATCGACTGACATCCCATTAAAGAGTGGATGTGCTCCACCCGTAAATCGCATCCACAGCCCTTCCTTTCCTCCTCCAAAAAATATCAACGACGGATACACCCCCAAACATAcatgtatatacacatataccGTCGGTGACAAACGCCAAGTGTGCATAACTTTTAGTAGAGCATgaaaaattaactttaattcGATTGTAGGCAGTTCCCAGATGGCTCTTCGTCCATTACTTCTACCGTAGACGACAAAGTGCTTGGGTGCAGTTTCGTTCGCCGGGCAATTAATGTGCGATAATTAAATTGTGATATCAGCTGAACAATTTACCAATTAAAGCTGCAACGAGCTGCTGATGGCGATGCTGGGCATGAAGAGCACTTGGCTTGTTGTAGGTGGGGATGCTCAAGACAAATTGCGTGAGG
Proteins encoded:
- the LOC120443793 gene encoding uncharacterized protein LOC120443793; this encodes MYTKPTLVFCFLVLMLIVKKATPRVEFTNLKCMSVDKDFAEFTECTLKSINRTYKYISARVSLYKLPITKAGVNFGLYKRFNGYKPFLYNQTINACHFFKHQKAHPVAKYFFDMIKEVSNLNHSCPYNHDIIVEKVSTDMVNHHITNILSYPEGDYMLETRWILNDKYAGGIKVYLSLF